GAAATATTAATATATTGTAAACATTATAATATTTGAATCGAATGACCTATTCAGTAACTTGTATGAGGTAAAAGAATAACACTAAAAGACGTGGGTAAAAAGTAACTTATTTCAATGTGAAAACATAGTTTTACCATAATTTGTTATTAATGTGGAAGTTATTTCCTAGGAATAAAAGCCGTTGTCTCTATTAATCTTCTTGGATATACTCTTATTCGTATTCATGCAAACTCATCTAAGCAGGCAGTTCTTCAGCTGTTAGCTTTGTAGGTCAATAGAAGATGGTACTGATTTACTAATTAATCATAATCATTATCTACATACATACTTAATATCTTAATACCTATTTTGGTAACTACTACAACACGAAAAAAGTAATGATTAATATGATATGCTTCGTTTCAGCGATTACGCTAAACAGCAAGGTTCTGTTGTATTAGATGAAAAAACAAAATAGGAGTGGTTTTATGTTGAAGAGATTGTCACTGTTAGGTCTATCTCTCATGCTGGTTCTGTATCCGACTGCTGTATTAGCAGCTGATAATACCGAACAGCAAGATAGTGACCAAATTGACATGACAGAAACGCAAACAGACATTGCAGATTTGCAATCTGACAACGAAGAGGATAATGCCGTTACAGAAGCAAACGAGAGCAATAAAGAAGAACCGGCAGAAAGTGCTGATTTAGAAGAATTAGCAGAGGAAGCCGTAACGGAAGACGAACAGGATGCTGAACAAATAGCACCAGAAGAATCCATAGTGGAAAGTGAGCAGGATATTAAAGAAACTCCATCAGATGCTGCTGTAGAGGAAACTTCAGAAGCAGAAGCGAGTGAAGAACAAGCTGATAGTAATGCAGCAGATGCAGATGTGGAAACAGATGCTGGAGAAGACGAAGCAACTGTGGAAACAGAAGAAGAGGATCCTGCTGACGAAGCTGAAGATTTAGAGCAATCCGATGAGGATTTGGATCTTACTAAGATTCATGGTGCTGCAAATGGTGAAATTACGTATGATTTCAATAAAGGCTACTATGTGCTAGATTTACAAGCAGGTTTAAGTAATTACTCCAGTAGTCAAGTATTAGATCAAAAATGGGTAGCGTTTGCACTGCCAGATGGTGTCTATCTTCCTGATGTGAAGGAAGTGCCAAGCGGTGTTGCACAAGTCTATCTTCCATATGGAAAAAGCGGCATTGCAATCAGAATACCTGATGTTTCGGAATTCCCGGATAGCAAATATGTTTATCCTAAAATTCCTTTGATGGGTGAACCAAATGACAATAATCCTAACGAAAACCTTTATCTATTAAACGTGAATGTCGATGAAATGACATTTGAAAATCTGGGGCAAATAAAAAGCCAACGAAATGTAGATTTTTCTGTGATGCAAGGAGAACCTGAGCTTGATATCGATGGATCTATTGAAGGTAAAGCTGTATATGATACAGAAAAACGTAACTATACGGTTGATTTGACTATTAAAGCAACCAATAACTCAGAATCAGATATTACAGATATTTATGCAGGATTTAAACTTCCAGAAGGTGTTGGGCTTATTGAAAGTGAAGATATTTCAGAGGATATTGAAGTACTTCAGTTAGAAGATGGATCACAGGAAGTAGCAGTAAAGCTGCCAAATATGGAGTCAGGTGAAGATGGTGAATTGCACTATCAAATTCCGGTATTAGGAAAATCATCTGAAGTTATTGAAGCATCAACGACTAATGTATATCGTTTTCACAGTGATGGTACGTATCACCCACTCGGTCAATTTGAAGGATCCGTACGCATTGATTTTTCAGAAATGAGTGAAACATGGGATTTCAGTGCTGAAAGTCAGCTTGTTAGAGATTTCCCAGGACTTGAGGCAAATCAATTTGGTTTGCGTTTTGGCTTCACTGCGCTAAACTTAACTTTCGATAATATTGATGAAGTGAAAATTGAATTTAATGTCCCGGATGGGATTACAATTCATGAACCAGATTCCTATAGTCAAGGTTCTATTCCTGATTCCTTGCAGGACTTTCTTAATAGTGAAGGTGGCTTTAGCAGTGATCTTGATTTAAATTGGGATGGAAATACGGCTACAATTAATTTAGATACAGTGAATGGCATCAGTGGATATGAAGGATTTTTCACGGCCTTTGGAGAAAGCAGCCAATCTCTTGAAAGCTTAGAAGGGTTAGAGGTCATTGTAACGCTTTATCAAGATGGTGTTGAAGTAGTACGTGAAATTGATGTGCCATTTGAAATTGTTTCCTATGAAGGAGACGATGGGGAAAACCCTGAAGAGCCAGGCGATGATAACGAAAATCCAGGAGACGATAACCAAAATGATGGTGATGATCAAACTGGTGGAGACAACGACCAAAATGATGGTGATGATCAAACTGGTGGAGACAACGACCAAAATGATGGTGATGATCAAACTGGTGGAGACAACGACCAAAATGATGGTGATGATCAAACTGGTGGAGACAACGACCAAAATGATGGTGATGATCAAACTGGTGGAGACAACGACCAAAATGATGATGATGACCAAACTGGTGGGGACAGTGACCAAAATGATGGTGATGACTCAACCGGTGGAAATAACGACCAAAATAATGGAAACAACCCGTCTGCTGGAAATAATGAAGATGACCAACAAACTGCCGGCCAAAATGTAAATAACGACAATAACTCTCAAGATAATACCAAAGGATCTGTATTACCAGATACAGCTACAAATATGTATTCCATGCTTTTAATTGGAATGATTTTCACTGTAGCTGGCTTAGCACTTATGCTGTTTAGAAAGAAGAAGATAGCTGAATAATAAATGGTTCATTAATTACCAAAAACTGCATCTCCATGAGGTGCAGTTTTTTGCGTGGACGAAGGTTGATTTACAATCTTACTAATAACGGAAACAGTCTACTATACAAATCCATTCATATTTGAATGAAAGTATGGAAGGTTTATCTGAAGTATACAAAAAATACTTGGTATTTGACGTGTATACCCATTGTTCAAAAAGGAGTTAAAACTTAAGGAATCGTGCGCTTTTGGTCTGTAAAACTGATATAAACCATCAGTAGAATGCAAAGAAAAAGTGTCACATGGAATATTGTATGTAGTGTATTTGGAACAATTCCATTCATTACAGGTAAAAAGGAATGCGTGTTTCCGAACCGAACATGGTCTGATATCTTTCCACCTTTTCCTCCGCACCAAACCCAAAGAAATATGGTATCCACCAAGCCATTAGTACCCCAGCAAAGATACATGAAGGATGAATGATGAGCCAAAGCTTTGCCCAGATTGGATATCTTTTTCCAATAAAACATAGGATGAGAACCATTAAAATAACAATTTGCACTACACCAATCAACGTGACAGCAATCAATTCACTCTTAGAGTTCTCTTGCGCGATTGCTTCAATATCATTTAATGATCCTAAAGGAATCCAATCTTGAACGAACATAAAAAGTAAAATCAAGCTATACCC
This region of Oceanobacillus sp. FSL K6-2867 genomic DNA includes:
- a CDS encoding LPXTG cell wall anchor domain-containing protein, with product MLKRLSLLGLSLMLVLYPTAVLAADNTEQQDSDQIDMTETQTDIADLQSDNEEDNAVTEANESNKEEPAESADLEELAEEAVTEDEQDAEQIAPEESIVESEQDIKETPSDAAVEETSEAEASEEQADSNAADADVETDAGEDEATVETEEEDPADEAEDLEQSDEDLDLTKIHGAANGEITYDFNKGYYVLDLQAGLSNYSSSQVLDQKWVAFALPDGVYLPDVKEVPSGVAQVYLPYGKSGIAIRIPDVSEFPDSKYVYPKIPLMGEPNDNNPNENLYLLNVNVDEMTFENLGQIKSQRNVDFSVMQGEPELDIDGSIEGKAVYDTEKRNYTVDLTIKATNNSESDITDIYAGFKLPEGVGLIESEDISEDIEVLQLEDGSQEVAVKLPNMESGEDGELHYQIPVLGKSSEVIEASTTNVYRFHSDGTYHPLGQFEGSVRIDFSEMSETWDFSAESQLVRDFPGLEANQFGLRFGFTALNLTFDNIDEVKIEFNVPDGITIHEPDSYSQGSIPDSLQDFLNSEGGFSSDLDLNWDGNTATINLDTVNGISGYEGFFTAFGESSQSLESLEGLEVIVTLYQDGVEVVREIDVPFEIVSYEGDDGENPEEPGDDNENPGDDNQNDGDDQTGGDNDQNDGDDQTGGDNDQNDGDDQTGGDNDQNDGDDQTGGDNDQNDGDDQTGGDNDQNDDDDQTGGDSDQNDGDDSTGGNNDQNNGNNPSAGNNEDDQQTAGQNVNNDNNSQDNTKGSVLPDTATNMYSMLLIGMIFTVAGLALMLFRKKKIAE